One window of the Chloroflexota bacterium genome contains the following:
- a CDS encoding DUF962 domain-containing protein, whose product MTRGRTSAEWVTEYAKGHTHPVNQVCHAFGIPMIAASVPLFLVSLVLGRFWRVPLALFSIGWGFQFVGHAFEGKPPEFFSDPRFLFVGVRWWATKMLKRVGAAS is encoded by the coding sequence ATCACCAGGGGGCGCACGAGCGCCGAGTGGGTCACGGAGTACGCAAAGGGTCACACGCACCCCGTGAATCAGGTGTGCCACGCGTTCGGCATCCCGATGATCGCGGCGTCGGTCCCGCTGTTTCTGGTGTCGCTGGTGCTGGGCCGGTTCTGGCGTGTGCCGCTGGCGCTGTTCAGCATCGGGTGGGGATTCCAGTTTGTGGGGCACGCCTTTGAGGGAAAGCCGCCGGAGTTCTTCAGCGATCCACGGTTTCTGTTCGTCGGGGTGCGGTGGTGGGCCACGAAGATGCTCAAGCGGGTGGGAGCAGCATCGTAG
- a CDS encoding SMP-30/gluconolactonase/LRE family protein: MTVAPALLPGAAHAQTPGSTGNEPPVQPPTTVTNPPRDFGPDGAPTTYFADPDIITMDPSFNNLRVGNTSIKRLWTGALWAEGPAWNSVGRFLIFSDIASNKQMRWLEDDGEVTVFRDPSNNSNGNSFDFQGRQVSAEHVTRRLVRYEHDGTITVLASHYDGKRLNSPNDMAHHPDGSIWFTDPPWGGQLYEGTVDAPGGRTNPTGALNPRVGQPPELGSYTRELPTNVYRLDPSGRLDLVINEDQIPNPNGICFSPDYKKLYVVNGGGFINSFDVTADNKVVNQQVFTDCMVNGVRCGPDGLRCDVYGNVWASSNAGRNVGYSGATCWNPQGQLIGRIRIPEVVGNITFGGPKRNRLFMAASQSLYAVYTNTQGAAPS; this comes from the coding sequence ATGACCGTTGCCCCGGCGCTGCTGCCGGGGGCCGCCCACGCTCAGACCCCCGGATCGACCGGCAACGAGCCGCCGGTCCAGCCGCCGACCACCGTCACAAACCCCCCGCGTGACTTCGGGCCGGACGGCGCGCCGACCACCTACTTCGCGGACCCAGACATCATCACGATGGACCCGTCGTTCAACAACCTGCGGGTCGGCAACACCTCGATCAAGCGCCTCTGGACCGGCGCGCTCTGGGCCGAGGGGCCGGCCTGGAACAGCGTTGGGCGCTTCCTGATCTTCAGCGACATCGCCAGCAACAAGCAGATGCGCTGGCTGGAAGACGATGGCGAGGTCACCGTCTTCCGCGATCCGTCCAACAACAGCAACGGCAACTCGTTCGACTTTCAGGGGCGGCAGGTCTCGGCCGAGCACGTCACCCGCCGGCTGGTCCGCTACGAGCACGACGGCACCATCACCGTGCTCGCGAGTCACTACGACGGCAAGCGGCTGAACTCCCCGAACGACATGGCCCACCACCCGGACGGCAGCATCTGGTTCACGGACCCCCCATGGGGCGGCCAGCTCTACGAGGGCACGGTGGACGCACCGGGCGGCCGGACCAACCCGACCGGGGCGCTCAACCCGCGCGTGGGGCAGCCGCCGGAGCTTGGCTCGTACACCCGCGAGCTGCCGACGAACGTCTACCGGCTCGATCCAAGCGGTCGGCTCGACCTCGTCATCAACGAGGATCAGATCCCGAACCCCAACGGCATCTGCTTCTCGCCAGACTACAAGAAGCTGTACGTCGTCAACGGCGGCGGGTTCATCAACAGCTTCGACGTGACGGCGGACAACAAGGTCGTCAACCAGCAGGTCTTCACGGACTGCATGGTCAACGGCGTGCGCTGCGGTCCTGACGGCCTGCGCTGCGACGTGTACGGCAACGTCTGGGCGTCCAGCAACGCCGGGCGGAACGTCGGCTACAGCGGCGCGACCTGCTGGAACCCGCAGGGGCAGTTGATCGGCCGGATCCGCATTCCGGAGGTCGTCGGGAACATCACGTTCGGCGGGCCAAAGCGAAACCGCCTGTTCATGGCGGCCAGCCAGTCGCTGTATGCGGTGTACACGAACACGCAGGGCGCCGCCCCAAGCTGA
- the urtD gene encoding urea ABC transporter ATP-binding protein UrtD: MSVNAPTPERRVTAEEAWGIRHGLTLPARARELPAVDVSSDGRVETPEGVRLELREITVSFDGLTVLDHLTLTLARGEMRFLIGPNGAGKTTLLDVITGKTQPRGGTVLFEGYDLAGWQEHDIAQRGIGRKFQTPTVFPSLTARQNMEIAVGAKAGFLAAMKRMAAPDRELVGETLQLIGLEGRASQQAGQLSHGEKQWLEIGMLIVQEPKVLLLDEPVAGMTRGERDRTVALLGRMQAAHPDRTTLIVEHDMAFVRQLAKTVTVLHLGSVLSEGTMEEVQSDPRVIEVYLGHGKKKVA, from the coding sequence ATGAGCGTGAACGCTCCGACGCCTGAGCGAAGGGTCACGGCTGAAGAGGCCTGGGGCATCCGCCACGGCCTGACGCTTCCCGCGCGGGCGCGCGAGCTGCCGGCGGTGGACGTCAGCTCGGATGGGCGGGTCGAGACGCCGGAGGGCGTCCGCCTGGAGCTGCGCGAGATCACCGTCAGCTTCGACGGCCTGACCGTGCTGGATCACCTGACGCTGACCCTCGCGCGCGGCGAGATGCGCTTTCTGATCGGGCCGAACGGGGCCGGCAAGACGACGCTGCTCGACGTGATCACCGGGAAGACGCAGCCCCGCGGCGGGACGGTGCTGTTTGAGGGGTACGACCTGGCCGGCTGGCAGGAGCACGACATCGCCCAGCGGGGCATCGGGCGCAAGTTCCAGACGCCGACAGTCTTCCCCAGCCTGACGGCGCGGCAGAACATGGAGATCGCCGTTGGGGCGAAGGCAGGATTTCTGGCGGCGATGAAGCGGATGGCCGCGCCGGATCGGGAGCTTGTCGGCGAGACGCTCCAACTGATCGGGCTGGAGGGCCGTGCGAGCCAGCAGGCCGGGCAGCTCTCGCACGGCGAGAAGCAGTGGCTGGAGATCGGCATGCTGATCGTGCAAGAGCCGAAGGTCCTGCTGCTGGACGAGCCGGTTGCCGGGATGACGCGCGGCGAGCGCGACCGGACCGTCGCGCTGCTCGGGCGCATGCAGGCGGCCCACCCCGACCGCACCACGCTGATCGTCGAGCACGACATGGCGTTCGTGCGGCAGCTTGCGAAGACCGTCACGGTCCTGCATCTCGGCAGCGTCCTCAGCGAGGGCACGATGGAGGAGGTCCAGAGCGACCCGCGCGTGATCGAGGTCTACCTCGGACACGGCAAGAAGAAGGTGGCCTGA
- a CDS encoding CBS domain-containing protein yields MAREIVTVGSDMLVEDAAKLLAYHNISGMPVEDPDGKIVGIVSEADVIGHIGATVSEVMTGQVISVTESATVEEIATLLAEHHIKRVPVMTGGAIRGMVSRSDLVRAIAARR; encoded by the coding sequence ATGGCCCGCGAGATCGTCACCGTCGGCTCGGACATGCTGGTGGAGGATGCAGCCAAGCTGCTGGCCTACCATAACATCAGCGGCATGCCCGTCGAGGATCCAGACGGCAAGATCGTCGGCATCGTCAGCGAGGCCGACGTCATCGGCCACATCGGCGCGACGGTCTCCGAGGTGATGACCGGGCAGGTCATCAGCGTCACCGAGAGCGCGACGGTCGAAGAGATCGCCACGCTGCTGGCCGAGCACCACATCAAGCGCGTGCCCGTGATGACTGGCGGCGCGATTCGCGGCATGGTCAGCCGGTCAGACCTGGTGCGAGCTATCGCCGCGCGCCGCTGA
- the dprA gene encoding DNA-protecting protein DprA, translating into MDERIYWVLLTQVSQIGPSRFRRLLDHFGSAEAAWRAPLLDLAAAGLDRRCIESLATLRQKTGPEAEARRLERAGVSALILDDPAYPDALREIADPPPVLYVSGQITPADDWAIAVVGTRRSTTYGRQATEKIVGEVARSGVTIVSGLARGIDTCAHHAALAAGGRTIAVLGSGLDKVYPTANQALARQIAEQGRGAVISEYPLGVPPDAQHFPRRNRIVSGLSKAILVVEADYKSGAMITATQAAEQGRDVFAVPGSIFSPMSAGPHQLIREGARVVTDASDILEELHLTAVVEQRATREALPADPTEAAVLRLLSDEPTHVDDLTRAAGLPSSVVTSTLTILELKGMARQLGQMQYVRA; encoded by the coding sequence ATGGACGAGCGAATCTACTGGGTGCTGCTGACCCAGGTCAGCCAGATCGGGCCGAGCCGCTTCAGGCGGCTGCTGGACCATTTCGGCAGCGCTGAGGCGGCGTGGCGCGCCCCGCTGCTCGATCTGGCAGCCGCCGGCCTCGACCGGCGCTGCATCGAGTCGCTGGCGACGCTGCGCCAGAAAACCGGGCCGGAGGCTGAGGCGCGGCGGCTGGAACGGGCCGGCGTCTCCGCGCTGATCCTGGACGACCCGGCCTACCCTGACGCCCTCCGCGAGATCGCGGATCCGCCGCCGGTCCTCTACGTGTCGGGGCAGATCACCCCCGCCGATGACTGGGCCATTGCCGTCGTCGGGACGCGCCGCTCCACGACCTACGGTCGGCAGGCGACCGAGAAGATCGTGGGTGAGGTGGCGCGGTCTGGGGTCACCATCGTGTCGGGGCTGGCGCGCGGGATCGACACCTGCGCGCACCACGCCGCGCTGGCGGCCGGTGGCCGGACGATTGCCGTGCTCGGGAGCGGGCTGGACAAGGTCTATCCGACCGCCAACCAGGCGCTGGCCCGGCAGATCGCCGAGCAGGGCCGGGGGGCCGTCATCTCGGAGTACCCGCTCGGTGTGCCGCCGGACGCCCAACACTTCCCGCGTCGGAATCGGATCGTGTCAGGCTTGTCGAAGGCGATCCTGGTGGTCGAGGCGGACTACAAGAGCGGCGCGATGATCACCGCCACGCAGGCCGCCGAGCAGGGCCGGGACGTGTTCGCCGTGCCGGGCAGCATCTTCAGCCCGATGTCGGCCGGGCCGCACCAGCTGATCCGCGAGGGCGCCAGGGTGGTCACCGACGCGTCGGACATCCTGGAAGAGCTGCACCTGACGGCCGTGGTCGAGCAGCGGGCCACGCGCGAGGCGTTGCCGGCCGACCCGACCGAGGCCGCCGTCCTCCGCCTGCTGTCCGACGAGCCGACCCACGTGGACGACCTGACGCGGGCGGCCGGACTGCCGTCCTCAGTCGTCACCTCGACGCTGACTATCCTGGAGTTGAAGGGGATGGCCCGGCAGCTCGGGCAGATGCAGTACGTCCGCGCGTAG
- the urtB gene encoding urea ABC transporter permease subunit UrtB — translation MEGLPGSTPRRTGGNVLDVYLLQAFNGLSVGSILLLVALGLAFSFGLMGVINMAHGEFIMIGAYAPYVLQQAVGGANNDPYGLTFLAAIPLAFLVTAMMGIGMEWALIRFMYGRPLDTLLATWGVGLMLQQLARSVFGAPNVQVVSPSWLNGGLEVTQGLSLPYKRLFIMLLVVACVAAIWAYLTRSSAGRRMRAVMQNRDIASTLGVPTRQVDASTFGLGAGLAGVAGCALTLLGPIGPALGTYYIVDAFMVVVLGGVGQLLGTIAAAVLIGLANTSFELWSSATVGKAIVLVGIIFFLRWKPAGLVALRSR, via the coding sequence ATGGAGGGCCTTCCTGGCAGCACCCCGCGTCGCACAGGAGGGAACGTGCTCGACGTCTATCTCTTGCAGGCGTTCAACGGCCTGAGCGTCGGCTCCATCTTGCTGCTGGTGGCGCTCGGTCTGGCGTTCTCCTTCGGCCTGATGGGCGTCATCAACATGGCCCACGGCGAGTTCATCATGATCGGCGCGTACGCTCCGTACGTGCTGCAGCAGGCTGTCGGCGGCGCGAACAACGACCCGTACGGCCTGACGTTCCTGGCGGCGATCCCGCTGGCGTTTCTGGTGACCGCCATGATGGGCATCGGGATGGAGTGGGCGCTGATCCGCTTCATGTACGGCCGGCCGCTCGACACGCTCCTGGCGACCTGGGGCGTCGGGCTGATGCTCCAGCAACTGGCGCGCAGCGTCTTCGGCGCGCCGAACGTCCAGGTGGTCAGCCCAAGCTGGCTGAACGGCGGTCTTGAGGTCACGCAGGGGCTGTCGCTGCCGTACAAGCGACTGTTCATCATGCTGCTGGTCGTCGCCTGCGTCGCGGCGATCTGGGCCTACCTGACCCGCTCGTCGGCGGGCCGCAGGATGCGCGCCGTGATGCAGAACCGGGACATCGCCAGCACCCTTGGCGTGCCGACGCGGCAGGTGGACGCTTCGACGTTCGGCCTCGGGGCCGGGCTGGCCGGGGTGGCTGGCTGCGCGCTGACGCTGCTCGGACCAATCGGCCCGGCGCTCGGGACGTACTACATCGTGGACGCCTTCATGGTCGTCGTGCTGGGCGGGGTGGGGCAGTTGCTGGGGACCATCGCCGCCGCCGTGCTGATCGGCCTGGCGAACACCTCGTTCGAGCTGTGGAGCTCGGCGACGGTCGGGAAGGCCATCGTCCTGGTCGGGATCATCTTCTTTCTGCGCTGGAAGCCGGCCGGCCTCGTGGCGCTCCGCTCGCGATGA
- the urtA gene encoding urea ABC transporter substrate-binding protein — MLTAGSALLAACAPAAAPASKPAETKPAAAAPTAAPAKPAESKPAESKPAAAAPAAATSGGSIKVGILHSLSGTMAISETSVRDATLLAIEEINAAGGVMKMKIETVVEDGASDWPTFAEKSKKLISNDKVAVVFGCWTSASRKAVLPVFEQLKGLLFYPVQYEGLEMSPNIFYTGATTNQQIVPAVDYLIEKGMKKQFLLGSDYVFPRTANDIIKAQLKAKGGELAGEEYTPLGHTDYATVITKLKAANPQVVFSTLNGDSNVAFFKQLKDAGITSDKMQTLSVSVAEEEVRGIGAENMLNHLTAWNYFQTTDTPANKKFVEAYKKKFGADRVTDDPIEAGYFGVYLWSKAVEKAGSIEVDKVREAAKNLEFDAPGGKVKVDEKNQHVWKTVRIGKVRADGQFDEVWNSGGPVKPDPYLDGYDWAKDLKKGR; from the coding sequence ATGTTGACGGCTGGGAGCGCGCTCCTGGCAGCCTGTGCCCCCGCCGCCGCGCCGGCGTCCAAGCCCGCCGAGACCAAGCCGGCGGCGGCCGCGCCGACCGCCGCACCCGCCAAGCCCGCCGAGAGCAAGCCGGCCGAGTCCAAGCCGGCCGCTGCCGCGCCGGCCGCTGCGACCTCTGGCGGCTCGATCAAGGTCGGCATCCTCCACTCGCTGAGTGGCACGATGGCCATCTCCGAGACCTCCGTCCGCGACGCGACGCTCCTCGCCATCGAGGAGATCAACGCGGCCGGCGGCGTCATGAAGATGAAGATCGAGACGGTCGTGGAGGACGGCGCGTCGGACTGGCCGACCTTCGCCGAGAAGTCCAAGAAGCTGATCTCGAACGACAAGGTCGCGGTCGTGTTCGGCTGCTGGACCTCTGCCAGCCGCAAGGCCGTCCTCCCGGTCTTCGAGCAGTTGAAGGGCCTCCTCTTCTACCCGGTCCAGTACGAGGGCCTGGAGATGTCCCCCAACATCTTCTACACGGGCGCCACGACCAACCAGCAGATCGTCCCTGCCGTCGATTACCTGATCGAGAAGGGGATGAAGAAGCAGTTCCTGCTCGGCTCGGACTACGTCTTCCCGCGCACGGCCAACGACATCATCAAGGCGCAGCTCAAGGCGAAGGGCGGCGAACTGGCGGGCGAGGAGTACACGCCGCTCGGCCACACCGACTACGCCACAGTCATCACCAAGCTGAAGGCCGCCAACCCGCAGGTCGTGTTCAGCACCCTGAACGGCGACAGCAACGTGGCGTTCTTCAAGCAGCTCAAGGACGCCGGGATCACCAGCGACAAGATGCAGACCCTCTCCGTCTCCGTGGCCGAGGAAGAGGTGCGCGGCATCGGCGCTGAGAACATGCTCAACCACCTGACGGCCTGGAACTATTTCCAGACCACCGACACCCCGGCCAACAAGAAGTTCGTCGAGGCGTACAAGAAGAAGTTCGGCGCAGACCGCGTGACGGACGATCCGATTGAGGCCGGCTACTTCGGCGTCTACCTCTGGTCGAAGGCGGTCGAGAAGGCCGGCTCCATCGAGGTTGACAAGGTGCGCGAGGCTGCCAAGAACCTCGAGTTCGACGCGCCGGGCGGCAAGGTCAAGGTCGACGAGAAGAACCAGCACGTCTGGAAGACGGTCCGGATCGGCAAGGTCCGCGCCGACGGCCAGTTTGACGAGGTCTGGAACTCGGGCGGTCCGGTCAAGCCCGATCCGTACCTGGACGGCTACGACTGGGCGAAGGACCTGAAGAAGGGTCGCTAG
- the urtC gene encoding urea ABC transporter permease subunit UrtC yields MEQRRSLTGAAVRESAVVAAICLLMIVVLPLVLSEFRLALLAKFLTFAIVALAIDLAWGYTGMLSLGHGVFFGLGAYALAMHMKLEAAKDGLPDFMGWSGLRELPGFWAPFDNGLFALAMVVVLPALLAAGLGILIFRGRVQGVYFSIITQALALIATLVFVGQQPYTGGTNGMTNFSTLFGLPLIETSTQIGLYAVTVIVLGLTYLALRFLTGSRAGAILVAIRDSESRLRFFGYDPALVKVAVFTLSAAIAGIAGALFVPQVGIITPANMGIVPSIEMVIWVAVGGRGTLYGPILGAIVVNGAKSGLSESFPDFWQYFLGAMFVGSVVLFPDGIVGAVARGVKKLKGARSASLTAGATAHDLPSAGRPLEAKS; encoded by the coding sequence ATGGAGCAACGGCGGAGCCTCACCGGGGCGGCCGTGCGCGAGAGCGCGGTGGTCGCGGCCATCTGCCTGCTGATGATCGTCGTGCTGCCTCTGGTGCTCTCCGAGTTCCGGCTGGCCCTGCTGGCGAAGTTCCTGACCTTCGCCATCGTGGCGCTGGCCATCGATCTGGCCTGGGGCTACACCGGCATGCTGAGCCTCGGGCACGGCGTCTTCTTCGGGCTGGGCGCGTACGCGCTGGCGATGCACATGAAGCTCGAAGCGGCGAAGGACGGCCTGCCCGACTTCATGGGCTGGAGCGGCCTGCGCGAGCTGCCGGGCTTCTGGGCGCCGTTCGACAACGGCCTCTTTGCGCTGGCGATGGTCGTGGTGCTGCCGGCCCTGCTGGCGGCTGGCCTGGGTATCCTGATCTTTCGAGGGCGGGTCCAGGGTGTCTACTTCTCGATCATCACCCAGGCGCTGGCGTTGATCGCCACCCTCGTGTTCGTCGGGCAGCAGCCGTACACCGGCGGCACCAACGGCATGACCAACTTCAGCACGCTGTTCGGGCTGCCGCTGATCGAGACCTCGACGCAGATCGGCTTGTATGCCGTGACGGTCATCGTGCTCGGACTGACCTACCTGGCGCTGCGGTTCCTGACCGGCTCGCGGGCCGGCGCGATCTTGGTGGCGATCCGCGACTCGGAGAGCCGTCTGCGCTTCTTCGGCTACGACCCGGCGCTGGTCAAGGTGGCGGTTTTCACGCTCTCGGCGGCCATCGCCGGGATCGCGGGGGCGCTGTTCGTGCCGCAGGTGGGGATCATCACGCCGGCCAACATGGGCATCGTCCCGTCCATCGAGATGGTCATCTGGGTGGCCGTCGGCGGGCGCGGCACCCTCTACGGCCCGATCCTGGGGGCGATTGTCGTCAACGGGGCCAAGAGCGGCCTGAGCGAGTCGTTCCCCGACTTCTGGCAGTACTTCCTCGGGGCGATGTTCGTCGGCTCGGTGGTGCTGTTCCCGGACGGGATCGTCGGGGCGGTTGCGCGTGGCGTCAAGAAGCTGAAGGGCGCACGCTCCGCCTCCCTGACGGCCGGTGCGACGGCGCATGACCTGCCCTCGGCGGGCCGTCCCCTGGAGGCCAAGTCATGA
- a CDS encoding TIGR03621 family F420-dependent LLM class oxidoreductase yields the protein MRPFRFGVNVRTAASRSAWADKARKVESLGFSTLLIPDHLTDLMPPLLSLVSAAEATSTLRLGTFVLNNDFRHPVLVAREAAALDLLSDGRLELGLGAGHMQAECYQVGIPFDRAPVRIARLAEAVQVIKTLLAGGTASLGGRHYTIREHQGFPPPVQRPRPPILIGGNGPKLLSVAAREADVVGLTGLGFPRGGSAVDVAGFKAASVDERVAWVRAEAGPRFAELELNALIQRVIPTDDARGTAAELATHFPALTVDDVLESPYLLIGTVDEMVAALQARRVRWGISYWVTHEPFLDQFAPVVARLNGL from the coding sequence ATGAGACCATTCAGATTCGGCGTCAACGTCAGGACCGCTGCCTCCCGAAGCGCCTGGGCCGACAAGGCCCGAAAGGTTGAGTCGCTGGGTTTCAGCACGCTGCTGATCCCCGATCACCTTACCGACCTGATGCCGCCGCTCCTCTCGCTGGTGAGCGCCGCCGAAGCCACCAGCACGCTGCGGCTCGGGACGTTCGTCCTGAACAACGACTTTCGGCATCCGGTCCTGGTGGCGCGTGAGGCCGCGGCGCTGGACCTGCTCTCCGATGGTCGGCTGGAGCTTGGGCTGGGAGCGGGCCACATGCAGGCCGAGTGCTACCAGGTGGGCATCCCGTTCGACCGGGCCCCGGTCCGCATCGCGCGGCTGGCCGAAGCGGTCCAGGTCATCAAGACGCTGCTGGCCGGCGGCACGGCCTCGCTCGGCGGGCGCCACTACACGATCCGCGAGCACCAGGGGTTCCCGCCTCCCGTGCAACGCCCCCGGCCGCCCATCCTGATCGGCGGGAACGGCCCGAAGCTGCTCTCGGTGGCCGCGCGCGAGGCCGATGTCGTCGGGTTGACCGGGCTGGGCTTCCCACGCGGCGGCAGCGCCGTGGACGTGGCCGGCTTCAAGGCCGCCAGTGTTGACGAGCGAGTGGCCTGGGTGCGTGCTGAAGCCGGCCCGCGCTTCGCCGAGCTGGAGCTGAACGCGCTGATCCAGCGGGTGATCCCTACCGACGACGCCCGTGGAACGGCCGCCGAACTGGCCACGCACTTTCCCGCCCTGACGGTGGATGATGTGCTGGAATCCCCGTACCTGCTGATCGGCACGGTGGACGAGATGGTCGCAGCGCTCCAGGCGCGCCGTGTGCGCTGGGGAATCTCGTACTGGGTCACCCACGAGCCGTTTCTGGATCAATTCGCGCCGGTGGTGGCACGCCTCAACGGTCTATGA
- the urtE gene encoding urea ABC transporter ATP-binding subunit UrtE, with the protein MSAGEASGQSLLSVESLTAGYGESQILTELTFSVPAAGAVCLLGRNGVGKTTTLKSIVGLIRPRSGRVLFDGKDVTTKGPHERARLGIGYVPQGRGIFPHLSVFENLLMGFEANPKMSAGNRGTTLDEMYTLFPVLAEMRGRAGGMLSGGQQQQLAIARALVARPKLLLLDEPAEGIQPNIVHLIEEAVAALPARGVAVLLVEQFVDFAVAVCDQYYMVERGTVVAQGPTTALGQEVIDEYLAV; encoded by the coding sequence ATGAGCGCAGGGGAAGCCAGCGGACAGTCGCTGCTGTCCGTCGAGTCGCTGACGGCCGGCTACGGCGAGAGCCAGATCCTGACCGAGCTGACGTTCAGCGTCCCGGCGGCCGGGGCGGTCTGCCTGCTCGGGCGGAACGGCGTCGGCAAGACGACGACCCTCAAGAGCATCGTCGGGCTGATCCGCCCCCGCTCCGGCCGGGTGCTGTTCGACGGCAAGGACGTCACGACGAAGGGGCCGCACGAGCGGGCGCGGTTGGGCATCGGCTATGTGCCGCAGGGCCGAGGCATCTTCCCGCACCTGTCGGTCTTCGAGAACCTGCTGATGGGCTTCGAGGCGAATCCGAAGATGTCGGCGGGCAACCGCGGCACGACGCTCGACGAGATGTACACGCTGTTCCCGGTCCTGGCCGAGATGCGCGGCCGGGCGGGCGGCATGCTCAGCGGCGGCCAGCAGCAGCAACTGGCCATCGCGCGGGCGCTCGTGGCCCGACCGAAGCTCCTGCTCCTCGATGAGCCGGCCGAGGGCATCCAGCCGAACATCGTGCACCTGATCGAGGAGGCGGTGGCGGCGCTCCCGGCGCGGGGCGTGGCGGTGCTGCTGGTGGAGCAGTTCGTCGATTTCGCGGTAGCCGTCTGCGACCAGTACTACATGGTCGAGCGCGGGACGGTTGTGGCACAGGGCCCGACGACGGCGCTCGGACAAGAGGTCATCGACGAGTACCTGGCGGTGTGA
- a CDS encoding phosphoglycerate dehydrogenase gives MARVLLTTMQVSSATDDLLRPLIEAGHELVLLPNAQAHQEDILAEAATTSAAAITGVEPWTRRVIESAPDLKIISRTGVGYDAIDIDAANDNRVLVATTPGANHHSVAEAAIGLILAALRRFAHADHQMRTTGWNPRPYGVELRNKTVGVIGTGLIGKEVVKRLQGWEVTILVSDVVRDTEFAERYGVQYVELPELFAAADVITVHAPLLPSTHHLVSETVLRAMKPTAYLVNTSRGPLVDEAALAIALKEGWIAGAALDVFETEPLAANSPLLGLRNITLTQHIAGVTWESMQAMTAMAVESVAAVLRGEVPRTIVNPRAARS, from the coding sequence ATGGCGAGAGTGCTCCTGACGACGATGCAGGTTTCGAGTGCCACCGACGATCTGCTGCGTCCCCTGATCGAGGCCGGCCACGAGCTGGTGCTGCTGCCGAACGCCCAGGCGCATCAGGAGGACATCCTCGCCGAGGCGGCGACCACCAGCGCGGCGGCCATCACGGGCGTCGAGCCGTGGACCCGCCGCGTGATCGAGTCTGCACCGGACCTGAAGATCATCTCACGGACGGGCGTCGGGTACGACGCCATCGACATCGACGCTGCCAACGACAACCGCGTCCTGGTCGCCACGACGCCGGGCGCGAACCACCACTCGGTGGCAGAGGCGGCCATCGGACTGATCCTGGCGGCGCTGCGCCGCTTCGCGCACGCCGATCACCAGATGCGGACGACAGGCTGGAATCCGCGCCCCTACGGCGTGGAGCTGCGGAACAAGACGGTAGGGGTGATCGGGACGGGGCTGATCGGCAAGGAGGTCGTGAAGCGGCTCCAGGGCTGGGAGGTCACCATCCTGGTCTCGGACGTGGTGCGCGACACCGAGTTCGCTGAGCGGTACGGCGTGCAGTACGTCGAGCTGCCGGAGCTGTTCGCGGCGGCGGACGTGATCACGGTGCATGCGCCGCTGCTGCCCTCCACCCACCATCTGGTGAGCGAGACGGTGCTCCGGGCGATGAAGCCGACGGCCTACCTGGTGAACACGTCGCGTGGGCCGCTGGTGGACGAGGCCGCGCTGGCCATCGCCCTCAAGGAAGGGTGGATCGCCGGCGCGGCGCTGGACGTGTTCGAGACGGAGCCGCTGGCCGCGAACAGCCCGCTGCTGGGCCTCCGCAACATCACGCTGACGCAGCACATCGCCGGGGTGACCTGGGAGTCGATGCAGGCGATGACGGCGATGGCGGTCGAGAGCGTGGCGGCGGTCCTGCGCGGCGAGGTGCCGCGCACCATCGTCAACCCGCGGGCGGCGCGCAGCTAG
- a CDS encoding transaldolase → MTTTAREPVARASTPSVERLRVKIFADGANLPSMLALYADQRISGFTTNPTLMRNAGITDYRAFAREVLAAIPDRSISFEVFSDDLDEMERQAREIASWGEHVYVKIPVSNTQGVSTGPLIRTLSHAGVKVNVTALMTLAQVEDVVSNLAGGAPSYVSVFAGRIADTGVDPVPLMAEAVEILRPYADCELIWASPRELLNVFQADSIGCHIITVTPDVLKKLSLVGKDLDEYSLDTVKMFRSDAVAAGFTL, encoded by the coding sequence ATGACGACGACAGCCCGCGAACCGGTCGCTCGCGCATCGACGCCGAGCGTCGAGCGGCTGCGTGTGAAGATCTTTGCCGATGGGGCGAATCTGCCGAGCATGCTGGCCCTGTACGCGGACCAGCGCATCTCGGGATTCACCACGAACCCGACGTTGATGCGGAACGCCGGGATCACCGACTACCGGGCGTTCGCTCGCGAGGTGCTGGCGGCGATCCCCGACCGGTCGATCTCGTTCGAGGTCTTCTCGGACGACCTTGACGAGATGGAGCGGCAGGCCCGCGAGATCGCGTCCTGGGGCGAGCACGTCTACGTGAAGATCCCGGTCTCGAACACGCAGGGCGTCTCGACGGGGCCGCTGATTCGGACGCTGAGCCATGCTGGCGTGAAGGTCAACGTGACGGCGCTGATGACGCTGGCGCAGGTTGAGGACGTGGTCAGCAACCTGGCGGGCGGCGCGCCGAGCTACGTCTCGGTCTTCGCGGGGCGCATCGCCGATACGGGCGTCGATCCGGTGCCGCTGATGGCAGAGGCGGTCGAGATCCTGCGACCGTACGCCGACTGCGAGCTGATCTGGGCCAGCCCGCGCGAGCTGCTGAACGTGTTCCAGGCGGACAGCATCGGCTGCCACATCATCACGGTGACGCCGGACGTGCTGAAGAAGCTGTCGCTGGTGGGCAAGGATCTGGACGAGTACTCGCTGGACACCGTGAAGATGTTCCGGTCGGACGCGGTGGCAGCGGGGTTCACGCTGTAG